Proteins from one Thiomicrorhabdus sp. genomic window:
- the glgA gene encoding glycogen synthase GlgA gives MNILFAASEAHPLIKTGGLADVSASLPNALAALKHSVRLVLPAYKAVMDKLPSEAYKKVAEHTVNACGRAFQANILQLKASSEKGLDFPVWLVDIPELFDRAGNPYLAEDGSDWWDNGERFGVFSKVVVELAMNRCGLKWQAEVVHANDWQTGLVPALLKQEAEAPKSIFTIHNMAYSGNFPKSLFDGLYVPQSMWHSEGVEFWGHFSMLKAGIAYADWVTTVSPTYAKEICYQEFGYGFEGILQKRAEEGRLVGILNGIDTETWNPQTDQFLHENYSVKKGRVAGKKRNKAFLLSELAAAAQMSDEQIDEAMDEWLEAPLIGLVGRLVEQKGIDLVLQVLPDLLAQTNANFVFVGTGHKHFEQALLDFARDYPQRVWVFISYSETLAHHVEAGADMFLMPSRFEPCGLNQMYSLAYGTPPIVHHTGGLADTVVNATQENLKKGMATGFVFYDPSYHALKSTMLHAIYLFSKKRSWQALQKTAMEQDFAWKTSVKHYLKLYVRES, from the coding sequence ATGAATATTTTATTTGCTGCTTCGGAAGCGCATCCACTGATTAAAACCGGCGGTTTGGCTGATGTTTCTGCAAGTTTACCCAACGCTCTGGCCGCTCTGAAACACTCTGTTCGTTTGGTATTGCCTGCTTACAAAGCTGTAATGGACAAGTTGCCGTCGGAGGCTTACAAAAAAGTTGCCGAACACACTGTTAATGCGTGTGGCAGAGCTTTTCAGGCGAATATTCTGCAGCTTAAGGCTTCGAGCGAGAAAGGGTTGGATTTTCCGGTCTGGCTGGTTGATATTCCCGAATTGTTTGATCGAGCAGGCAACCCGTATCTGGCGGAAGATGGATCGGATTGGTGGGATAACGGTGAGCGTTTCGGCGTTTTTTCCAAGGTGGTTGTCGAACTGGCGATGAACCGCTGCGGTCTGAAATGGCAGGCGGAAGTGGTGCATGCTAACGACTGGCAGACCGGTTTGGTTCCAGCGCTTCTGAAACAGGAAGCGGAAGCGCCGAAGAGTATTTTTACGATTCATAATATGGCGTATTCGGGAAATTTCCCTAAATCCCTGTTTGATGGTTTGTATGTCCCGCAGTCCATGTGGCATTCCGAAGGGGTCGAATTTTGGGGGCATTTCTCCATGCTTAAGGCGGGTATTGCCTATGCGGATTGGGTAACTACCGTCAGCCCGACTTATGCGAAGGAAATCTGCTATCAGGAATTTGGTTACGGGTTTGAGGGGATTTTGCAGAAACGCGCCGAAGAAGGTCGTCTGGTTGGTATTCTGAACGGTATCGACACCGAAACCTGGAATCCGCAAACCGATCAGTTTTTGCATGAGAATTATTCGGTGAAAAAAGGACGGGTTGCCGGCAAAAAGCGCAATAAGGCGTTTTTGTTGTCCGAATTGGCCGCCGCCGCGCAAATGAGCGACGAGCAGATTGATGAAGCGATGGATGAATGGTTGGAAGCGCCTTTGATCGGGCTGGTCGGACGTCTGGTCGAACAAAAAGGAATCGATCTGGTGTTGCAGGTATTGCCTGATTTGCTGGCCCAGACCAACGCCAATTTTGTTTTTGTCGGTACCGGCCACAAACATTTTGAACAGGCGTTGCTCGACTTTGCACGTGACTATCCACAACGCGTCTGGGTTTTCATCAGCTATTCGGAAACGCTGGCGCACCATGTGGAAGCCGGTGCAGATATGTTTTTGATGCCGTCTCGTTTCGAACCCTGTGGTTTGAATCAGATGTACAGTCTGGCTTACGGAACTCCGCCGATTGTGCATCATACCGGCGGTTTGGCGGATACCGTTGTGAATGCGACTCAGGAAAATCTTAAAAAAGGGATGGCCACCGGCTTTGTTTTCTATGATCCGAGCTACCACGCCTTGAAATCAACCATGTTGCATGCGATTTATCTATTTTCCAAGAAACGTTCCTGGCAGGCGTTGCAAAAGACGGCAATGGAACAGGATTTTGCCTGGAAGACCAGTGTTAAACACTATTTGAAACTGTATGTTCGGGAGAGTTGA
- a CDS encoding glycogen/starch/alpha-glucan phosphorylase: protein MASVKEAVRLECIADMLQYAGLDKESIETDFLRYLCHFMGRNPRSEDYYLFKALSYATRDRLMAYWKETWHAYNNQNLKKAYYLSMEFLIGRSLSNNLLNLGIEHEAAEAMHDLGLGLEEIEDSERDAGLGNGGLGRLAACFMDSCATLQLPVMGYGLRYEYGMFRQRIKNGFQVEEPDHWLGTGQYPWEVMRSEYTRIVKFGGESRQYTDPHTGQLTVHWENAEEIEAVPFDVPIPGYKNQTVNTLRLWSASAQEGFNLSEFNAGSYHEAIAKKSEAENITMVLYPNDSSENGKELRLKQQYFLVSASLQDVIAQWKKHNEGFSKFADYHAFQLNDTHPSLAVAELMRLLVDKEGVKWDEAWAITTKTMSYTNHTLLPEALEKWQVSLFERLLPRPLEIIYEINRRFLMQVAMKWPADIQRQRRMSIIDEHNNVCMAYLAIVGSHSVNGVAELHSNLLKEGLFHDFYEIWPEKFNNKTNGVTQRRWLAMCNPHLRELLNETIGEEWITDLSQLSKLKPHATDADFQKKWAAVKRGNKQRLAELVKKQTGVELNADSMFDVQVKRIHEYKRQLLNILHVIHLYSRIKRGDTAEWTNRSVIFGGKAAPGYAMAKQIIKLINNVAEVVNSDPDVGDKLKVVFFPNYRVSAMEVICPGTDLSEQISTAGKEASGTGNMKFMMNGALTIGTLDGANVEIREAVGPENFFLFGLHTPEVESLRPHYNPQVFIDQSYELQAVLGLLESGHFNQFEPGIFNDIIQSMRSPNDPWMTLADFHSYITEQQIAASAYLNQSEWIKMSILNTASSGIFSTDRTMQEYNHDIWKLTPVSISSEV from the coding sequence ATGGCCAGTGTAAAAGAAGCGGTCCGTCTGGAATGCATTGCCGATATGTTGCAATACGCCGGATTGGATAAGGAGTCTATCGAAACCGATTTTCTAAGATATCTGTGCCATTTCATGGGGCGGAATCCTCGGTCGGAAGACTACTACCTTTTTAAGGCGCTTTCTTACGCGACCCGCGATCGTCTGATGGCTTACTGGAAAGAAACCTGGCATGCCTATAATAATCAGAATCTCAAAAAGGCTTACTATCTTTCGATGGAGTTTCTGATCGGACGATCCTTGAGCAACAATCTTTTGAATCTCGGTATTGAGCATGAAGCGGCCGAGGCGATGCATGATCTCGGTCTTGGTCTTGAAGAAATTGAGGACAGTGAGCGTGACGCCGGGTTAGGAAACGGCGGTCTGGGACGATTGGCTGCCTGTTTTATGGACAGTTGCGCCACCTTACAGTTGCCTGTTATGGGTTACGGCCTGCGTTATGAATACGGCATGTTCCGGCAGCGAATCAAAAACGGTTTCCAGGTTGAGGAGCCGGATCATTGGCTTGGAACCGGGCAGTATCCGTGGGAAGTTATGCGTAGCGAATACACCCGCATTGTCAAGTTTGGCGGCGAATCCCGCCAATATACCGATCCGCATACCGGGCAACTGACCGTTCACTGGGAAAATGCCGAAGAGATTGAAGCCGTTCCGTTCGATGTGCCGATCCCGGGTTATAAGAATCAGACGGTGAACACTTTGCGTTTATGGTCGGCTTCTGCTCAGGAAGGGTTTAATCTTTCAGAATTCAATGCCGGTTCTTACCATGAAGCCATCGCGAAAAAATCCGAGGCGGAAAATATCACTATGGTGCTTTACCCGAATGACAGCAGTGAAAACGGTAAAGAGTTGCGCCTTAAACAGCAGTATTTTCTGGTTTCGGCGAGTTTGCAGGATGTGATCGCGCAATGGAAGAAACACAATGAAGGTTTCAGTAAGTTTGCCGATTATCATGCTTTTCAGCTGAATGATACCCATCCAAGCCTGGCTGTTGCCGAATTGATGCGCCTTCTGGTCGATAAGGAAGGGGTGAAATGGGACGAAGCCTGGGCGATCACCACCAAAACCATGTCTTATACCAACCATACGCTGTTACCTGAAGCGTTGGAAAAATGGCAAGTCAGCCTGTTTGAACGCCTGCTGCCAAGACCGTTGGAAATTATTTACGAAATCAACCGGCGTTTTTTGATGCAGGTCGCCATGAAATGGCCGGCCGATATTCAGCGTCAGAGACGTATGTCGATTATTGATGAACACAATAATGTCTGTATGGCGTATCTGGCGATTGTCGGCAGTCATTCCGTTAATGGGGTTGCCGAGCTGCATTCCAATCTTTTGAAGGAAGGTCTGTTCCATGATTTTTATGAAATCTGGCCGGAAAAATTCAATAACAAAACCAATGGCGTGACCCAGCGTCGCTGGCTGGCGATGTGTAATCCGCATCTTCGGGAATTGTTGAACGAGACGATCGGCGAAGAATGGATCACCGATTTGAGTCAGTTGAGCAAGTTAAAACCGCATGCAACCGATGCGGATTTTCAGAAAAAATGGGCTGCGGTCAAACGTGGCAACAAGCAGCGTCTGGCCGAATTGGTGAAAAAACAGACTGGAGTCGAGTTGAACGCCGATTCGATGTTCGATGTTCAGGTAAAACGTATTCACGAATATAAGCGTCAGTTGTTGAATATTTTGCATGTGATTCATCTTTATTCGCGCATTAAGCGTGGAGATACCGCTGAGTGGACCAATCGCAGTGTGATTTTTGGCGGCAAGGCGGCTCCGGGTTATGCGATGGCGAAACAGATCATTAAGTTGATTAATAATGTTGCCGAAGTGGTGAATTCTGATCCGGATGTCGGCGATAAGTTGAAAGTAGTGTTCTTTCCAAATTATCGGGTTTCCGCGATGGAAGTGATCTGTCCTGGAACCGATCTGTCCGAGCAGATTTCCACCGCCGGTAAAGAAGCCTCCGGTACCGGGAATATGAAATTTATGATGAACGGTGCTTTGACGATCGGGACTCTGGACGGCGCCAATGTTGAAATTCGCGAAGCGGTTGGGCCGGAAAACTTTTTCCTTTTCGGTTTGCATACCCCTGAGGTGGAATCTTTGCGTCCGCATTACAATCCTCAGGTATTCATCGACCAGAGTTATGAGTTGCAGGCGGTTCTGGGGCTTTTGGAGAGCGGGCATTTCAATCAGTTTGAACCGGGGATTTTTAACGACATCATCCAGTCGATGCGCAGTCCGAACGATCCGTGGATGACTCTGGCGGATTTCCATAGCTATATTACCGAGCAGCAGATTGCCGCATCAGCGTATTTGAATCAGTCTGAGTGGATTAAGATGAGCATTCTGAATACTGCCAGCAGCGGTATTTTCTCAACTGATCGTACAATGCAGGAATACAACCACGATATCTGGAAATTAACTCCGGTCAGCATTTCGTCTGAAGTGTGA